From the genome of Pseudomonas helvetica:
GAAGGTCGTTCCCAAGTGCTGACGATCGCCTTTGCTGTGCGGCAGATAGAAGGTGATGCCCACCCCTGTTTGCGCCTGGGTGTGCTCCACCTGTATTCGCGATAATTCATCGCCGCGAAAACCCCGCCAGAACCCGATCAGCATCAACGCAATATCCCGCCGACTGCGCAACATCCCCGTCAGGTCGTGCCGCGCGGCGGCCTGTTCCGCCTCTCGTTCCAGCCACTGAACAGCGTGTTCCAGGTGCTGCAGGAGCAGGGGAGCCGCCTGTTTTTCCCGGGCCGGGTGCAAGGCACGAATGCCCTTGATCATCTGCCGCACGGCCGGTGTCTTGGTCGGATCGGGAAAGCCCTGGGTGATGTGCCATTGGGCGAGGGCGGCCAGACGCTGCTTGAGCGTGCTGACGGTGTGCTGGTCAGCGTATTCCGCCAGGTAGCGCACGATGCTGTCCCCGGTCGCGGGCAGGAACCCGCCCCAGGTCACTTCGAAGT
Proteins encoded in this window:
- a CDS encoding site-specific integrase, with product MSKVDRYLQAGTRENTRRSYRAAVEHFEVTWGGFLPATGDSIVRYLAEYADQHTVSTLKQRLAALAQWHITQGFPDPTKTPAVRQMIKGIRALHPAREKQAAPLLLQHLEHAVQWLEREAEQAAARHDLTGMLRSRRDIALMLIGFWRGFRGDELSRIQVEHTQAQTGVGITFYLPHSKGDRQHLGTTFRTPALKKLCPVQAYVNWITVAGIARGPVFRKLDRWGHLAEDGLNANSLIPLLRRMFSRAGVPGELYTSHSLRRGFATWATANGWDVKALMTYVGWKDMKSAMRYIDTADSFGELAMEHSPSPSPMPRKHSSALAGKL